Proteins from a genomic interval of Streptomyces sp. NBC_01445:
- a CDS encoding ABC transporter substrate-binding protein, translated as MTASSALSRRGFLGTSLLFVAGAAVGCSSNPQQTASAKGAKVTLTQWYHQYGEEGTQAAVKRYAEEFTKANPDIAINVVWGADTSQYETKLNAALLGADAPDVFELGDFRAEMARKGQLEPLDDVYGSAKDGFNKADLDYLTVDGKLYGMKTIDDIMMLFYRKSMLKKAGVAVPTTFAELADAAKKLTSGDVKGLFIGNDGIGDSPYLLAWSQGKDLIDGDKVVYADAAKSIGGLHDLHSDKSVLLGFTTDWYDAGAFTQGATAMQWCGLWALPTIEKALGDDFGVAPWPAYDSSGKPVARLGGWTQAVNAKSKHIAEAKKYLEWLWIKQSDIQIDWAVKYGFHVPPQTAVAAKTPELSKGAAKDTVTIGTKYGISFPAEWTQAMQAEFIAAAADIAQGSAPEKTLKKAQSKAQSDLDKQMG; from the coding sequence ATGACTGCCAGTTCCGCCCTGTCCCGCCGGGGATTCCTCGGCACGTCCCTGCTGTTCGTCGCGGGTGCCGCCGTCGGCTGCTCCAGCAACCCGCAGCAGACCGCGTCCGCCAAGGGCGCCAAGGTCACCCTCACGCAGTGGTACCACCAGTACGGAGAGGAGGGCACCCAGGCCGCGGTGAAGCGGTACGCCGAGGAGTTCACCAAGGCCAACCCGGACATCGCGATCAACGTCGTGTGGGGCGCCGACACCTCCCAGTACGAGACCAAGCTGAACGCCGCCCTGCTCGGTGCCGACGCCCCGGACGTCTTCGAACTCGGGGACTTCCGCGCCGAGATGGCCCGCAAGGGACAACTCGAACCCCTCGACGACGTGTACGGCTCCGCCAAGGACGGCTTCAACAAGGCCGACCTCGACTACCTCACCGTCGACGGCAAGCTCTACGGCATGAAGACCATCGACGACATCATGATGCTCTTCTACCGCAAGTCGATGCTGAAGAAGGCGGGCGTCGCCGTGCCCACCACCTTCGCCGAACTCGCCGACGCCGCGAAGAAGTTGACCTCCGGCGACGTCAAGGGCCTGTTCATAGGCAACGACGGCATCGGCGACAGCCCCTACCTCCTCGCCTGGTCCCAGGGCAAGGACCTCATCGACGGCGACAAGGTCGTCTACGCCGACGCCGCCAAGTCCATCGGCGGCCTGCACGATCTGCACTCCGACAAGTCGGTGCTGCTCGGCTTCACCACCGACTGGTACGACGCGGGGGCGTTCACCCAGGGCGCCACCGCCATGCAGTGGTGCGGCCTGTGGGCGCTGCCCACCATCGAGAAGGCGCTCGGCGACGACTTCGGGGTCGCGCCCTGGCCCGCGTACGACTCCTCCGGGAAGCCCGTCGCCCGGCTCGGCGGCTGGACGCAGGCGGTCAACGCCAAGAGCAAGCACATCGCGGAGGCCAAGAAGTACCTCGAGTGGCTGTGGATCAAGCAGTCCGACATCCAGATCGACTGGGCCGTCAAGTACGGCTTCCACGTGCCGCCGCAGACCGCGGTCGCCGCCAAGACGCCGGAGCTGAGCAAGGGCGCCGCGAAGGACACCGTCACCATCGGGACCAAGTACGGCATCTCCTTCCCGGCCGAGTGGACGCAGGCGATGCAGGCCGAGTTCATCGCCGCGGCCGCCGACATCGCCCAGGGATCGGCGCCGGAGAAGACCCTGAAGAAGGCCCAGTCCAAGGCGCAGTCCGACCTCGACAAGCAGATGGGCTGA